From Fusobacterium varium:
ACGTAGATATGCCATATCTCTATTTTGGATAATATCTGATTTTCTATCCATATGATATATTCCGTTTTCATTTTCTATTACATCCAATCCTAAAGCTCCTATTTTCTGATTTTCTATTCCTTTTATTAAAGCTTGAATATCCATCAATTCCCCTCTAGCTGCATTTATCAATATTACTCCATCTTTCATTTTATTTATAGATCCTTCGTTTATCATGTGATAAGATTCATCTGTTAAAGGCAGATGAAGTGATATTATATCTGATTCCCTATACAAAGTTTCTATATCTACATATTGTGCATATTTTTTTATTTCATCACTTTCATATTCACTATTTGCTAATATTTTACACTGAAATCCTGCTAAACTTTTTATTACTGTTCCACCTATTTTTCCAGTTCCTATTATTCCAACAGTAAGGTTTCTTAACTCCCTACCTATCAAACCATTAAGTGAATAATCATTTACATTTTGTCTCCACATAGCTGGCTTGTAATTTCTTATTGCTAAAAGCATAAGCATGATAGTAAAATCTGCTACTCCATTTGGAGCATAATCTGCATTACATATTTTTAATCCTATCTTTTTAGCATAATCTATATCTATGTGGTTATATCCAATTATTCTGGTAGATATATACTTTATTCCACTCTCTTTTATCCTGTCCAACAAGTTTTTTTCTAATTTACTGTGTCCTAAAATACTTATTCCTTCACATCCTCCAGCTATATCAAAAGTTTCTTTTGTAAGTATTTTTTCTGTTTTTATAATTTCTACATCATATTCTTTTTCCAATCTTTTCAATATTTCTTCTTCATCTTTTCTTAATTCAAAAAATGCTATTTTCATATTTCCACCCTATTTTTTTAATTTATTTCAATAATTTATGATATCATATTTATTTATTTTTTTTATATTTTTTATTTTGAAATTTTCTAAAAAAGACATAATTCTATGTTATAATCTCCATAGAAAATATACATAATTTAAGGAGGATATTCTCTTGAAGTTAAATAAAGTTCCCAGGTTCTTATATATCATAATCTGTATTATTTTTTTTACTGGGTGCTCTTCTATCACAGAAAAAATGCTTATCTTTCATGTAGAAAGATCTCTAAATCCTGTTATAATACCATATAGGTCTACTGAAAAAGAGATGAAAGAGTTTTTTGGAAAACCTGATTTTGTTATTGCTAAAAAAAATAGATTTTATGGTATAACTTATTACAATGGAAGTTACTACTTAAATAACACTGAAGAACACAAAGAAATATTAAAAAAACTTCTGCCTGAAAAAATATTAAAAAATGAAGAATCTCTTAAAGAAACTATTCTTACAATATACTTTGATCCTATTGACAGAGTTGTATCAAAATATGATATAAGAAAATATATGGCTCCTCCAGAATATGATCCCAATGCTCTTACACCAGAGGAAAAAGCTGAAATAGAAGCAAAGAAAAAAAAATTAAGAGATGAATTTCGGGACTTATCCCCTTTAGAAGTTTTAAACAAAATAATACTGGAAATATAAAAAGGCTGTATTACAGCCCTTTTATATTTTTATGCATAATTACAAATACGCATAACTGAAGTTTCTATAAATCCAAGTATTTCTGCTTTTACTAATTTTCCACTAGCCACTTCTATTACTTCTTTTAAAAGTTTTTCTCCTAGTTCTTCTAAGCTCTCAGGTCCATAAATAACATGACTTGCATCAACATCTATATTATCTTCCATATTTTCATAAGTTATTCTATTTCCTGTTATCTTTATAACAGGAGCTATTGGATTCCCTGTTGGAGTTCCTCTTCCAGAAGTAAAAAGAATTATTTGAGCCCCACCTGCTATCATTCCAGCTATTGATGAAGGATCATTTCCAGGAGTATCCATTATTATAAGCCCTTTTTCTTCAATTGATTTAGCATAATCTATAACATCTTGTATTATAGAAGTTCCTCCTTTATGAATACATCCCAAGGATTTCTCTTCTAATGTTGTTATTCCCCCAGCTTTATTTCCAGGTGAAGGATTTCCTGCCCTTACTTTCTCTCCAACAGATTCCAAATTTTTTTCATATCTATCTATTATTTCATAAATTCTTTCTTTTACTTTTTCATTTTTAGCTCTTTTAGCCAATATATGCTCAGCTCCAATAAATTCAGTCGTTTCACTCAATATAGAGGTTCCACCCATTTTAACTATTCTATCACTCAACTCTCCTACTAATGGATTTGCTGCAAGCCCTGAAGTTGGATCAGAACCTCCACATTCTGTTCCTATTATCAATTCGCTTATAGGAAACATTTCTTTCTGTAATAAAGTAGCTTCCTGGACAAGTTCCATTGCATATCTGATGCCTTTTTCTACAGTTCTTATTGTTCCCCCTTCTTCTTGAATTATTAATGTTTTTATAGGTTTATTAGTTCTTTTAGCTATTTCATCAACTACTAAATCCATTTGACAATTTTCACATCCTAAAGAAATCACAACTGTAGCATAGATATTAGGATTTGCTGCATATCCTGCCATCATATCCATTGTATATTGTTGGTCTGAAGGAACTTGAGAACAACCATTTTGATTATTAAATGTAACTGTTCCTTTAACTTGGCTAGATATCATTCTTGCTGCATCTGAAGCACATACACTTGTAGGTAAAATCAAGACATGATTACGTACTCCTACTTTTCCATCTGATCTTTTATATCCATAAAATTTCATATTTCCCCCTAGAATTTAATTTGTTTCACTTGTTGTGTTGTGTACATGCACGTGTGTTCCTTTTTTTATATTGGTCACAGCCTTGCCAATATGCTCTCCATATTTAATAACTACTTCATTTTGTTTTATATCTGAAGTTGCTATTTTATGGTATATTATTATATCTTCTAATACCTCTATTTCTTTTATATTATTTTTTTTATCTTTATATTTTATAATCTCTCCCCTTGTTATTGGTTCTATTGCTACAATTACATTATCCATATCATTTATAGAAAGTGCTTTTATCATAAGTTCTCTCCTTTATTTTAATATAACATATTTACCAGAGCTGTTGAAAATTGAGGTACAAAAGTTAGCAAACCTAATACTATAAGTAAAAGAATGTAAAAAGGAACTGCCTCTTTTATAAAGTTTTTAATCTTACATTTTGTAACTCCACAAGTAACAAACATCAATGTTCCCATAGGAGGGGATAATGTTCCTATTGAAACATTAAAAATAAATATCATTGCAAAATGAATCGGATCAATATTAAGTTTTAATGCAATTGGAGCTAATAAAGGAACTAGAAT
This genomic window contains:
- a CDS encoding putative lactate dehydrogenase, with protein sequence MKIAFFELRKDEEEILKRLEKEYDVEIIKTEKILTKETFDIAGGCEGISILGHSKLEKNLLDRIKESGIKYISTRIIGYNHIDIDYAKKIGLKICNADYAPNGVADFTIMLMLLAIRNYKPAMWRQNVNDYSLNGLIGRELRNLTVGIIGTGKIGGTVIKSLAGFQCKILANSEYESDEIKKYAQYVDIETLYRESDIISLHLPLTDESYHMINEGSINKMKDGVILINAARGELMDIQALIKGIENQKIGALGLDVIENENGIYHMDRKSDIIQNRDMAYLRQFPNVVLTQHMAFYTDSATESMVRCGVEGLVEFKKNGTYRCEIA